The DNA sequence AAAAACTCGAAATCGCCAGTACTCTCTCTTATCCGGGTCATCGCTGTCAACTACTTTTACTCAGAGCTTGGATACCAATCCTGGTGTCCTATTACCACtggtggatgaggaaagaaagattATATATGTGGCTGGACGGGGTGACATGACGCTTCGACAGATTGAACTGTCTGGTCCGCAAGGATACCAAGagactcttcatcctcttcaattcCCCCTGGCATCTGCCTCACTGGCAGCTGTCCATCCTGCAAAGCTTGATGTGATGAAAGCAGAGATTTCAAGGATACTGGTTCCTATCATTGACAAAGATGGTGATTCGCTCCTACCTGTTAGCATCAAGGTGCCTCGAAGGCAGCTGATCGACTTCCACGAGGATTTGTATCCTGATCTCGCCGGGTTTGGTAAGCTTTCATCATGTCCTAGTAGTTTTGATTTGCTAATAACCATATCAAGTACCCGAGCAAACGGCCTCAGATTGGCTCAAGGGAGAAGATAAATCACCATTGCCCATCTCTCTTGATCCATCCAGGCGAGGTGCTTGGGAGTCGCAAGTCGAAAATTTattaaaagaaaaaacagCTGCCACCCCGTCCAAAAAGCCCACCGACAAACCTGCACAGGCAACAGTTTCTGAAGCTCAATCATCAGAACCTGGAAGTGTACCTCTCACTCTCAACGCTTCTGCCGTACCATCTGGCACATCAACGCAAGAGTCCAAGCCAAAGCCCTCTACGACCGTGCCAACGCCGAGCCAGATGTCTTCTCAAAAGGTCCCATCAGACTCTGAACCAGCACCCATTACCGAGCCCAAGCCCGAGCCCACTGCCAGGCCCAacctcccttcccttcttgatgatgaagactATTCGTCTACGAGTTACAAAGTTCGTATCATAGCTGATTACCTTGCGGATCAAGTAGCGAAACATAAAAGAAAGGGTAATAAGGGGCCTTTGATGGTCGGACTGCAAGGCCCTCAGGGTTGTGGTGAGTAAAACCATCTTCCGGGGTGAAACTATTGACGTAGAAGCAGGTAAAACCACTCTGACTACAGCTCTGGTCTCTTATTTGAAAGATGGGAAGCAGCTCAAGTCGGCAATTCTCTCTACTGATGGTAAAATTATGAATTATACCTTGTATCAATCGCTTCTGACAACTCTATAGACTTGTACAAGACCCACGACGCTCTAAAGTCTGTTGCTCAACAACATCCCGATAATGCTCTCCTTGCTGGCCGTGGTCCCCCCGGCACACACGACATAGCCTTGGCGGTCGAGACGATCAAAAAGGTAAACAGTATCAATGATTCTGCTGGATCCACTGTGGACCTTCCCGTCTTTGATAAGAGTCTATGCGGGGGCGAAGGTGATCGAAGTGTGGACAAAGTTGTGATCAGTGGTCCTCTGGATGTATTTATCCTGGAAGGATGGTCCATGGGTTTCGCACCCCTGTCTGAATCCGAACTCAAGCAGGTCTATGACCAGCCCAAACctgcttcatcctcaacatccAAAACGTATTTCCCCGACCACTCTCTGTCTTCACTTCTTACCCTCAACGGTTACCTCGCCGATTTCGCGTCGTCAATCTACCCTTCATTCACATCTTTCATCCAAATTGAACCCGAATCATATGACTATGTATTTAACTGGCGGCTCCAGCAAGAGCATAATATGAAGGCCAAGAACGGCGGCAAGGGAATGAATGACGAACAGGTTCAAAAGTTTGTGGAAAGGTATATGCCTGGGTACGAACTCTGGAAAGATGGGATCTGGAGTCGGGGAGCACCTTGGATTGGGCAGGGTTTGAAACTCAAGTTTGGAGAAAATAGGGAGCTGCTTGAAATGGGTGTGCCGCCTTCTCAGGCGCCTGCTACATCTACATCTACCCAAGCCAATAATTCATCCACCTCAAGTGCAGAAATGGCTCCGGAGAAGATTGTGCAGGCTACTTCTGCAAAGGTACCCAAGCCGGCTACCACGGCAGCTCCTGTGGCAGCAGCCCAGGCACAACCTCAGGCATCCGCCAAACCCAATTACACCGCTCCCCAAGCAGCACCTCTTACCGAACGATTCAACCCTCACTGGTCACGCAAATTCCTCGCGGCCAAATCACCACTCATCCCTACTTATGACTCCCTCCCGTCCATCTCTTCGTTACATCAAGACTCTCAAATTTTGAAAGTGACATCTCATCTGGCATTCTTCCCTATTCAGGGGACCGGTGGCAGACTTTGTGTGCACcctttgaagaagaaggggagggtGGCAGtagggggagaaggatacTTGACGAATGGCGTGGAGATTGTGGATTTTGATGCGGAATTGGGTGATGGAAAACGGGTAGCAGTTGCGGGTGAAGACGGTGCCGTCAGAGTGTGGAagattgatgaggatggtgtTCAGGGCGTTGGACCTCAACCTGGACAAGTGCTTCACGGTAGGTTAATATGTTGGCTTGTTTCAAaccaatttttttttttcaattTATTTTTTGAGTCGCTGATTGCTTGTACAGGCAAAAACATCGACAAGTTTACACAaattcttttccatcccacAGCCAGAGATCTTCTTGTTGGAGTGACCAACGATTATGGACAAGCCCACATCCGATTTTGGGATCTCTCCAAgggggaagaagtcaaagtCATCGATTTGCCGGCTCCTTCAGTATGTATCTTTCTCGATACGTTGTTTCTGTAACCTATCTGACTACGAATTGCATAGGTATACCGATTAGCCTTTAGCCCGGCAGGTGACAAGGTAGCCGTCGGCACAAAAGATGGCCGTCTGGTTGTGTTTAATCCTCGAGACCCAGAAACTGTATCGTCCGGTAAAGCCCACGACAGTCCCCGATCTTTCCAAATCAGCTGGATCGACGACAACCACATTGTATCTGTCGGTTTCTCTCGAGGCTCCCAACGAAGAATTCTGCTTTACCGCCTCCCGACATCTGTAGGCGGTGAAATTACCACTCTATCATCAATCACAATCGACGTCTCTCCTTCCGTGCTCTTCCCCGTCTATGATGCCGATACTTCTATCCTCTACGTCTGGGGTAAAGGAGAACGTGTCATTCAGGCATACGAGGTCCACCCCGAGGACGATAGGGAGCCCATCGCGAAATTGCCTGGATTCACGGGTGATTCTCCCCAGATTGCTACAGTGTTTATGCCGAAACGTATGGTGGATATGAAAAAGGTGGAAGTAGCAAAGGCTTTAAGGCTGACTGCAAAGACACTTGAGGAGGTTAGCTTTACTATTCCAAGGAACAAGGCAGgtttatttttatttttttgtGCTCAAACAAGTGCTTCCATATGCTTATTCGTGAATGTGCGTAGCCCGATTTCTTCCAAGATGACATTTACGTGCCCACCAAGAACGTTGAAATCACTTCTTTGACGGCTTCTGAATGGCTGGATGGCAAGGATGTTGCTCAAGAGATTATTGACTTGAAACCTGAAGGCATGACACTTCGTACGTTTTATCGTCTGCGTTGTCTGCTCAGTTTACTTTACTGATACATCCCACGAAAAGTCTCGCTGGCGCCAAAGGCAGATACTACCGCTAGAAAAAAATTTGTACCTGCAAAGAATATCATgtcggaggaagaaaagaagaagaaagaaatggACGCTCTCTTCGCGAAAGCcaagatggatgagagCAGTagcgatgaagaggagataaGGGCAGGACTGGATCCTCCTGACGATGACTGGTAGCGGGGGTTACTTGAATAATGGAGGTTTTATAACTGGAATGTGATAACTGTACATGCAAGACAACTGTATTCGACTTTGGTCAAAGTGACTCGGAAAGCGCAGTTACATGGTGAATCACAGGGAAGCCCTAGTATTACGTCACCATTCACATGCACGGGCTTTGTGGAGTGTGCCGAAACTCCGCTTCGGATGACACACGTTGGCGGATGCAGTGTCCTGGGgatccaccatctccccctcaccctctttctttcacctcttctttccccaaAACATCCAAATTCACATCCACAAAACATCCACCATGTCGTGAGTCTCCAGCCAGCTTCCAACTTTCCTGCTCTCCAGGCGCTGACATCCATGCCCATGACAGCGACGTTTACTTTGACATTGCCATCAACAGTGCGTACTGCTGTCGCCAATCGCCAGTCTCTCTAACACACGTATAATAGGCCAGCCTGCCGGCCGAATCaccttcaagctcttcgacGATGTCGTCCCCAAGACTGTCCAGAACTTCCGTGAACTCTGTACCGGCCAGAACGGCTTCGGCTACGCCGGCTCTGGTTTCCACCGAGTGATCCCCCAGTTCATGCTCCAGGGTGGTGACGTGCGTAACCTTTTTTCGCACCACGCCGTACCCTGTTTTGTGCTGAcgttctttcccttttaGTTCACCAACCACAACGGCACTGGCGGCAAGTCCATCTACGGCAACAAGTTCGCCGACGAGAACTTCAAGCTCCGTCACGACCgacctttcctcctctccatgGCTAACGCTGGTCCCAACACCAATGGCTCTCagttcttcatcaccaccgTCGTTACCTCTTGGCTCGACGGCAAGCACGTCGTCTTCGGTGAGGTTTCCTCTGGTCAGGACCTCGTCAGGAAGATCGAGTCTTACGGCTCTGGCTCCGGTGGTAAGTTACGATTATGATGTTGCAAGTCTCCAACCCTGACGTTTCTGTAGCtaccaaggccaagatcACCATTGCCGCTTCTGGTACCGTTTAAATAGCTTGTTGATGAGCTATGGGGGattggaaagaaaagaaagattGTTTAAAAGAAGTAGAAATGATGCAACGCAATACTGCTGTTGACTTGTGTTCATAATAAATATCGGACGGCGTTTCACCCTATGACTACTGACAACCGCCGGTGTTTTTGGGTGTCGTTTATGAGTTCGGCGATGTCCGCTGGGCGTGGGGATGTTGTGACGCAGCCGCTCCGAGTATTTGTTGTTCGTCACCTCCAGCGAGCCAACTTGGTCCTCTCCCCTCATATTCTCGACTTGTTCCTTTTCTACCCGTATCATCCAACCCACAGGGTATAACACAGCATGGATGTCACAAAAGCGATACAGACTTACCTCTTCAAAATGATAAATCAGGTCCCGGGGATGAAGGTCCTTCTCTTGGACTCTCATACCGTACGCCGTCTGTCCACCGCTATTCGCGCCATGGAAGCTGACGTTGTGATATAGACACCAATAGTATCTCTAGTCACCACTCAAAGCGAGCTTTTGTCCCATGAGATCTATCTTGTGGACAGAATAGACAAGTATATCCCTCAGAAACTTAGGGGGTTACAGATACACTGACATCGAGCATCATAGTAATTCTCGCGAGGCACTCAACCATCTTTCGTGcatcgccttcctctcacCCTCAGGTTCATCGATAGAAGCAGTGAAAACGGAGCTGGCCAAACCTCGATATGGAAACTACTggcttttcttctccaacgtGCTCTCCAAGGCGCAGATCGAGGAGATGGCAAGTGTAGATGAGCTAGAAGTCGTCAAAGAGGTTCAGGTATGTAATAGCCAATAGAGATCTGAATTAGAGGGCTAACACTGGCCTAGGAATACTTTGCAGACTATCTAGCGCATTATCCGTCACATTGGAGTATAACTCAAGCTGCCTTGGCAGATGGCGGCGATGGCCCGTCCAATGTATGCCTTGTCGCCACGTTCAGATCTTCAATCAAACACTGACGATATCTACAGCCACCAATCTATCTTCCATTacccctccaccttccaccGCCCACATTAAACTCTCATCTCAGCACTATCCTCTCTGTGCTCTTATCATTAAAGAAACGCCCGGTTATTCGATGGGAACGCATGTCTCAGGCGGGCAGAATGCTTGCGCAAGCAGTATCAGGAGAGATGAATCAGGGAAAGTACCGGGATCTATTCGAGTTTAGGGGAACTCAAGGCCCAGCACCACTCTTACTTATATTAGATCGACGGAATGACCCAGTGACACCGTTATTGACACAATGGACATACCAAGCCATGGTCCATGAGTTGTTCGGCATCACCAATGGCCGAGTCCATCTCGATTCTGAAACGAAACCCGAGCTCCGAGACCTTATACTGTCGCCCTCATCTGACCCCTTTTACTCGGAAAATCTCTTTTCCAATTTTGGTGATTTGGGCGCATCGATTGCCTCTTATGTCCATTCGTATCAATCGCGCAACGCTGCCCTCACAGGAGGCAAGTCGAACAACAGGTTAGAGACTGTGGCGGATATGAAGAGGTTTGTGGAAGAGTACCCCGAATTTAAGAGATTAGGTGGCAACGTCAGTAAGCATGTCACAATTGTCGGCGAATTGAGTAAAGTGGTGGAAAGGGATGGATTGTTGGAAGTCAGCGAGGTCGAACAGAGTTTGGCAAGTCAAGAAAGTCATGCGGCGGATCTCAAGGTTAGtcgaaaagaaaaggaaaaaaaatccTTTCTCAAAAGCCTTTCAGTCATGCTAACGGTCAACGCAGAGCGTAATGACCCTCTTGGCCTCTTCCAGGGTTCCTTCCCCAAACAAACTTCGACTCGCCATCCTCTATGCTCTCCGCTATCAAAAATCCCCATCCGCTCAAATTCCTCAAGTAGTCAGcaccctcatctccaacgGTGTCCCTCCTGAACGCGCACGCCTCGTATACGCCATGCTTAACTTTGCAGGTGCAGATATCAGACAAGATGATTTGTTTATGAACGAGAACTTTTTCTCCCGAGGGAAGTCTGCACTCAAGGGACTGAAGGGTGTAGAAAATGTGTTTACTCAACATACGCCCCATCTATCACAGACTTTGGATCTTTTGTTGAAAGGGAGATTAAGGGAGACGAGTTATCCATTCTTGGAGGGTGACGAATCGGCTCGAACTCAGAGGTTTGTCGCATATATCAtttccccctcctcccttgACTGATGGGATCAGCTGACGCAGACCATCCTAGACCACAAGATattatcatcttcatgCTGGGTGGAACAACATATGAAGAAGCTCGCGCCGTCGCGTTGCTCAATCGAAAGCTCGCAACTGACGCCGCTGGTGGCCCAGGAGGAACGCGGATCTTGTTAGGTGGCAGTACCATCCATAACTCTTCCAGGTAATTATTATTTTTTGTACCCGCAAGAAACAAAAGGTCAGGAAAAAGCTTAccaaaaaaataaaaaaaatggaACAGTTTCTTGGACATGGTGGAAGCTGCTGCCGAACACTTCCCTCAAGATATCTGGCAACCTCCAATGGGTCTTTCAGCAACCACGTCCACCGTGCCCAGTAATTCAGTCACGCCAGGCCCATCAACAAGCGGAGTGAGTCTAAGAGCAGGCGGGTACGAACTCTCTGTTGGTGGGACAGCAGGTTCTGGGCTGTATAGGTCCAATCCGGGTGAAGTGGGAGCCAGCTTTGAGATTCCAAAGATTGATCAAGTTGCGGGTGGGATACGGGATGGAGCAGGGAGATTATGGGGGAACATGAAGCAAAGGGTCGAAGAAAGAGTCAGTAGAGGAGGCACTCCTCAGGGTCAATAAGCTAGTTAGCTAGCTAGCTAGCAGGGGATCGTATAACACTATGAAGAGCGGATTGACTTGTACAATATTTACTTGGGAAATATgcaccgccgccgccggACAGCGAGACGATATATCATCAAGGTATCAATGCTGGATCTTGCATGCTGATTACAAAAAAATTGGAAATAGAAATAAAGAAAACCGAATCTATCCCTACATCCTACACCCAATCAAACGTTCATCTACACTCTTTTGGTTCTACACATTTGTTTTATGCGTAAGATGCTTGTGCTCCGCTCTCGTCAACGTTGGAAATGTGATAGTCCTTCCTTGTAAACGCCTTACTGCAGCTCGCCATTGTCACAGACGCCCTAGAGATGGGATCTGTTCGGTAGAAATCTTGTATAGGCTTCTTCAAAGGCTCAGCTGATGGTTTGACAGTAGATTTTGAGAGGGCTTCGAGCCCGAGTTTGATAACTTCAGGAGATGGTCGCTCAATTTCGTCATATCGGAcaagggaaggagagatgcTGTGGAGACGGAGACGGAGGTCGTGGACAGTGTCGTAAGGCAGAGGCTGGCCAACAATTTCAGACAATGCTCTGCAGGAATTTATTAGCAGCTATTCATTTGATATACAAATGCACAAGCACTCACCGAACAATCTTCCAATCTTCCCTAGAGGCTCCGGGAGGAGGAACCGCTGTCCTACCCAACTGACTTCTGCCTTCAGTGTTGATCCAAGTCATACTCTTCTCTGTGTAAGCGGCAGCTGGCAAGCAGACATCGGCGAATTGAGCACCAAAGTCACCGTGGTGGCCTTGGTAGACAACGAACGCGTCTTCAGGGATAGAAGCAGGGTCGATCTCGTCGGCATTAAGGAGGTAGACGAATTTAGGCTTTGTagaggaagcagaggcGGAAGGGGTGAAACCAATGTCATAGGCAGCGGCTCGGGAAACAGCCTGAGGTTCGTTagtttcttttcccttgctTTTGCATTTGACGTGGATTTAAAAAGCAGACTCACTCGCTGGAGAACGGAGTAACCGGTCCATTCAGGAGTCAAAAACTTGTCAGAGTTGGCCAAGACGTGCTTGCTGACTTCAGCCAAGACAGCGGCACCATCCTTGGTCTCCAAAACAGCGCTACCAACGACAATCAAAGGCTTCTTGGCGTCCTTCCACATCTTGCTGAAAGACCCAGCATCCTTGCCGCCAAAGAAGGCAGCGACGTCCTTGGCAGAGGTACCAAGATGGTCGTACTCGAAAATTGAGTCAAACTTCTCACCAATGACGGCAAAGTCAGCACCTCGGTAAAGGAATGACTTTCGGAACCTAGAGTTGATGGTGGCAGCCTCATGTCGAGGGTTGGTACCGATGAAAAGGACAGCGTCGGCATCCTCAACGTTCTCAATTCCAGTGTTGAAGAGGTAGTTGGATCGAATGTCAACGTTGGCGACAGAAGGAAGATCACCAAGCTTCTGGTCGAGGGCAAGGTTCTCGGAGCCTAATCTGTTCATCAAGTCCTTGAGAGCGACAAGGGCTTCGGTATCGGCCAGGTGACCGGCCACAGCCTTGATCTCGTCACCCTTCGCACCAGAGTTGATAAGACCATGTCGGATAGTCTCCAAAGCCTGCTCCCAGCCCGCGGGAACAAATCGGTTACCCTCCCTGACAAGGGGAGTGGTCAATCGCTGGTACTTCAAACCATCGTAGGCGTATCGAGTCTTGTCACTGATCCACTCCTCGTTGATCTCGTCGTTGATCTTGGGTTGAATTCGCATGACCTCGATACCACGAGAGTCAATTCGAATGTTGGCACCGACAGCGTCCAAAACGTCAACActctccgtcttcttcaattccCAAGGTCGAGCCTGGAAGGCATAAGGCTTGGAAGTAAGGGCGCCGACGGGACAAAGGTCGATAATGTTACCGGACATTTCAGAATCCATAGTCTTCTCAATGTACATGCCAATTTGGAGATCGTTTCCTCGGCCGGTAGTACCAAAGTCCTCAACACCAGCAACGTCGTTGGCGAACCTAACACATCGGGTACACTGAATACACCTGTTCATCGAGGTCTTGACAATTGGTCCGAGGTCCTTGTTCTCCACCGCCCTCTTTCCGGTAATTTCGTGGAAACGCCCACGGTCGGAGCCATATCGCATAGACTGATCCTGAAGATCACACTCGCCACCTTGGTCACAGATAGGGCAGTCGAGCGGGTGGTTGGCAAGGAGGAATTCCATGACACCTTCACGGGCTTTGTGGACAAGGGGAGTGTTGGTGAAAACTTTGGAGCCGGGCATGACGGGCATAGCACACGAAGCGACGGGTTTTGGTGATCTCTCAACCTATGAATTGTTTAGTATGTGACACCCGGTCTTCAAATGAAGTCGCTCACCTCGACCAAGCACATTCGGCAGTTACCAGCAATTGCTAATCGGTCGTGGTAACAGCTACAGTCGGGTCAGTAACAACGCTGCAGCTCCAACTTATCGGCGTCGCTCACAATCTGGGAACGGTAGCACCGCTACGGAAACAAGATCAGCGCCTGGCCCTGCTCAAACAGCCTATTTCACGTACGCTTTCTCACACGCCTGGATCAATGCGGTGCCGGCGGGGACAGAAACCTCCTTGCCGTCGATAGTGAGGGTGACATCTGCTCGCTTGGGGATGGTGGTCGAAAAGAGCCGGGCCCCTGCAGCTGTGGTTAGCATGAGCGGCACGGATGCGTGTCTGCGTGTACTGACTGGAAGGGCCGGCGACCTGTCTGGAGATGTGTCTGGCGGCGAGCCTGGGGAGCATGGCGGTGGGAgctggggaggaaggaaggaagtggTGAAGAAGCGAGCGGAGTGGAAGCAGAAGTATACGCACGCAGCGACCAGTAAGAACGCAGACGAATAAAACGCCGGCCATGTGGCACTCCACCCTCCGCCAATCGGAGCAGCCCCGTTAGAGCAGCATGTTTAGATGCGTCCATGCCGCGGTCGCATACATACTGGTACATGCATCTATGTCGCTACACTACTTATATCCAGTTCCCCTCCCGGACGCCCctgcccttcttgcccttctcgcccttgctcttcgccttcttgtCTGATGAGGTGCACTTCTCCATGAAGGGGAAACGGAGCTTCTTGCCGAGAATAAACTCGACATCTTGCAAAAGGGTCTGCCTCGGGCGAGGGTCGAAGAGGGAGAGCTCGACAGGGAGGGTGGTGTATGTACGTGGGATGCTCTCGGTAGTGGGTTTGGTAGACCTTGGGTATGCACCGTGTGGTTGAGAGAAACAACCGAAATCGTCTATCGCACGACAAGGAGGGGGAATGCGcgatggtggaggaggtctGGCAAGCGACGCAGCATGGCTTGTGGGTGCGCGGCTTCGCGATGAGGGGTATGTACCAGCGCGGTGGTAACTGGAGGAGTGGAGAGAGGATGTAGAGCTGTTGGCATGGTAGCCAAAGGGCTTCAAGCTCGTGGCAAATGGGTGGTTGGGTGGGAGAGAAGCGGTCTcgcgaggaggacgaggagcaGAGCGGGTGGGATACATTGTGTGTGGTGAGTGCTCTGTGCTTGCAACTGGCAGGTAGCTGGGTATGTGTGTAGAAGATCTGTTTTTGGCTGTATGCCCATCCCCACCGTCTCCGACGAGCCTTATatgtcttctcttcatgTGCCCGCCTGCTTCACCTTCACATCGCTATCCCCTTCACGAGACGTTCACCCCACTTCAGAGGTGATCACGATTGCAGCCATTACAATCAGAACGTGTGTTGACATGATGcagcctccacctcccccCACGCGGCGTGATCTGTGGCTGAAGCGAGAGAGTATGAAACTTGACGCTCGGACCCTTTCCACACAGTTTGCAAACACACGTCCACCTTgcacccttctctccatcctcgccGAGCGTAAATGCATGTCTCTGCTTTCCTCTTTGCTCTTCCGATCCAGCTTATTCAGCCATCACGACGCTCCCCATCTGAACTTGTTCATCACGATTTCATAACGCCTCTAAACCGTATACGTCTATCGTAGCACCCTCTGCATTGCCCTTGCCCTATCTCCCATCACTTGTGCATGCCGTTCAATCCCCTGAATACCCCCCACGCTCCCAACGTCGCCCCAATATAGGTCAGGACACGACCCTTCAATTCCATAATCGTCAAAAATGGGTATGGGAAAACACCGTTGATGCTGGCACAGTGTTCGACCCAGATACCGTATGATGTACCGAAAGCGGCcgcaaggaaaagggcgaCGTAGGTAGAAAATGGTTTGGGGTACTTTTtttcaagaaggaaaaagtcTGGTGCGTGCGTGTGTTTTGAGATTTAGTGGGGTTTACATCTCATTTTGGGACATGCTAAAATAACTTACCAATAAGAAGAGCAACGGCCGGCACCAAGTGCATGCTGAGATCCATCCACAGCGGGATTCGGAAGAGGCTCGGTCCAGTGCCTGATGAAGAGGGTTCACCTTGAACTGCATCTGGAGAGGTAGGCGGAAGCATAAGGTGAGGAGCAGTGAGAATGATTGACCACTGCATGCCACGAGCGATGAGCGAATGAAACACCAAATTTAACAGACGGGCAGCTTGACAACTAACGTAGATGGACGAGATGACAAGTTCCACTGGTAAAGATACAAGCAGGAACACTCTCTTGATCAATTTGATTACTATCCAAAAGTCGTGATcagcttcctttttccgTTTCATGGCGCCAGTATTTGCTCACATGCGATATTGGGCAATAAATCGGATGCTCCTGAGAAGAGCATGGCGATGCTAGAGCAAATGAGACTAGCAAGCATTTGAACCAGTCAGTTCTTGGCCCTTTTACCAGTCTCCATGGCCCAAGCACGGGGACTTACCCAAGGATAGTCAAGAATTGATAGAAGCCTACACGTCTTGAAATATCAGCACTCATCCAGTCCCACACGTTCCTCCATCCCCTATTTTTGCACTGGACAACCCACCTCCATACTTTTTATCAAAAGTCAGCAAAGGCACCAACCTTACAAACCCAATACCATCCGTCTTACCTGAGGCTCAATAAAGTCGCCAAAAGTCGTCGCGCTCCGCATAGCGTGAAATCCGCTGGCCATGACAGCTGCTGTGCCGACatgaaagaagagtcgCCCTAAATATGGGGTTTGGGGGGCAGAAGCGGTAGTGCGAACGGGTCGTGGCCCTTGTGATTGAGTGCCGGCACTCATTTCGTACTTGGATAA is a window from the Cryptococcus neoformans var. neoformans JEC21 chromosome 2 sequence genome containing:
- a CDS encoding expressed protein yields the protein MSAGTQSQGPRPVRTTASAPQTPYLGRLFFHVGTAAVMASGFHAMRSATTFGDFIEPQYGGFYQFLTILGLICSSIAMLFSGASDLLPNIALIKLIKRVFLLVSLPVELVISSIYWSIILTAPHLMLPPTSPDAVQGEPSSSGTGPSLFRIPLWMDLSMHLVPAVALLIDFFLLEKKYPKPFSTYVALFLAAAFGTSYGIWVEHCASINGVFPYPFLTIMELKGRVLTYIGATLGAWGVFRGLNGMHK